The sequence tcatatatattatatagttTGGATTAAGTTTCAATATGCATACACTTTCTCATTTTACCATAACTGACCGTTAATCCACCTTCGTTATGAATATCATGCGTGGCAACAGTCCACAGTGTGACTGTAAAAAAATGATCATGACATCAAGCACATGCAGCTCAAAGATATCCATTTGTAAAAGATGTGATGGCAATTCCATTATCTGTTATCGATCAGGTAAACCCAGTGGTAATGCAAAGCTGAGGGGACCAGGTGATGGTCGCTTTATTCCTCCCATTTTCCAGATAACCCTTACAGAATACATCGCCGCATTGGCTGGCAAGGTATCGACTTCATGCCCATGGGAAATGCTTTCTCAATACGAGAGCAATTTAGAAGGCTTACTTTCACATCTCCAATAGATGGCGCTCGATGCTATCAGTGTGCAGATGCTCCATTGCACCACGGATGCGCATAGGCTTTACTCTCCACCTCGCCCCTATCGACACCATCCTATTCTTCAACTCCGGCCAGTCCGCATTGTAGCCCATCCACGACCGAGGAAACCCATCCCCAGCTTGACTGTACAACCGAGTCATGGATGCTGCAGCAGGTGAGAAGCcatttaatgacatcatcatcaccacctcGTTTTTAAAATGAATAAATCCAAGTTTTGTTCACTAGCACAGGAACGAGTGATTGATGGTTCGACGTAGTTGAACTTCTTAAAACTTGAATTGAGTTATCCTCTTTCGTCTGCAATCCCTTCAAAAACTCACATAGGCTAAGTGATGTATTCTAACTCAGTGGTGTATTGTAGTTCATCTGTGCGTAATTGTTTACCAACAGGGGGCAAAAAACAACTTAAGTTTATTTCTTTCATCGTATGATGGTTTTAACTGTAggtgtttttttaaacatgtcacATCACTTTCCCGTCAGATATTATCTATATGGAACAAAGTGGGGAACAGTTTGAGAAGAGCTCGCTGGCTCCCCCTAAAAGTAGAGGTTCAGCACCAGAAAACCGCATTACCGCGGCACCTAGCCTATTTGAGTGTTCATCAGCAGATAGCAGTGAGGTGTTGCTGTTGCAAACGATTTCATAGTGGTTCCTTCATAGCTCTGTACAAATAGtattaggctatagcctaccatAATATCATCTGTTATTGCGTTACATTCAGTGGCTGATGTCCATTTCGAGATTTGGGGAGTGGAAAGGGGGATTTGGAAAGTTCCTTCGTGATCTATACTGGAATTCTTCTTATTTCCAACTTAATAACCATTCACTTCATACATAAGACGTATCAAGAATATCGAGGAATATCCGCCTAGGTTGTGATGAATCAGGGAGATTGCATTTCGCTCAGTGCGACGGTGCGTCTAACCCACTTTCTGCTGAGCCGACCTCACATCGGTTCTGCATTAATTAGCCTATCCGCGACCAGGACAAATCGATCGAACTCATCAAATTGCTTCACTCACAGGGGGAGAAATGTCAGTCAGCAAGTAGACCAGGGTGATGGAATGAACCCAAAagacaaattacatttttttcccTATCGGCAAATTAGACAGTATAGTGTTTCTTCATTAACTTTACTAGTTCGGGTAAGAAGCCATTGTACCTGTCCAGGGTGCTGAACCTCTCAGTCCTTGAGTTCTCGAGTCCTCCGAGCTGTAGATTGAAAATCAAtaatgttgatagacagataaataaataaataaataaataaacattcaGGCTAATCCATCTTCCCGACTGGTTCCATtgggaaaaaatgtaattttgttgTCGCTGTAGTTTAGTGGCTAAAGTGTATTTCTTCCTCAGAATCTAATTTTCCGGACCAAAGTGCTTTCCATTATGGTAAGTACACTAAGGCTATTGAAACTCAGTATAATCCCTCACTTCACTACAGTACAACTGTGTGGAACATGCACAAGAATAAGAAAactttttgacattttatttCTGTCACCTAACATGTCAcctgttccccccccccccccctccagattATGCCACACTACAGACCACGGGAGTCATCCTCGGGGTCGCCATGTTCTTGTCCGGGATTATTATAGCTCTCAGTATGTACATTAGGCCTATGTAAATTTCCATTTTAAAGTTAATACAATgtatttttgtacacacacacacacacacacacacacacacacatacacacacgttacacTCACTCATCCCATCCTGGCCAATGTCTATTCTTAATTGAATGTATTTATCTTTGAGGAAGGAGACAAAATCTCTAGCACCTTTTCGGATATTTAGCTCTCAGATCATTTAACTCTTTTCTCCCCCACACCACAAATGTAAACTTTAACTGCTGCTTTGCCTCTGATCCCATTTTGTCTCGGACAGGTAAAAAACTCAAATGCGCGAAATCCTCCAAGTAAGACTCTGCAAGTCAGATGTGTGCTTGCAGTTCAGCATTGTGCATGTGGAATGTGGTGGATGAGAGAATCTGGAATTTGTAACTAATAAACAACCTTACTGAATCATGTCCCCTAAATCCAGCTCGACAAAGAATGGAATGGAAATGGCCTCTTCAGTGAATGCAGCTCCAGGGGGCTTAAAAAGCTCAGTCCTGCCAGCATTTGTTCCTACTATCCACACTGCCTGTCCATCCAATTTAGTGTGCCTCACAAAGCAAAGACTAATAACATGCACTAACTATGCTGAAGGAAGAAGCAGTTTTAAAAGTGCTTCAAAAGTCAAGAGTAAACTTACTTGCGCTCAGTACATGGAAAAGCAGTGTGTATGGTCATAGGCTATGTGCCTTCAGGCAAGTAGCATGTTGCCTAAATAAAAGTGAATTCCTTTTTTTGTTTATGGGAGTAGTTGTAATATAATAAGAAGCATATTGTGTTGCTAATGAATGGTGTCATTTTTGACTGGTGCTACTCTGTCCTCTTTGCATCAATCCTTTCCAGTCCAATCATTTCTAACACATTTTTGCAACGGTCAGATTATGAGGACTAAGTacagcagacagacagtctTGGTATGATCTGCATGTGAATGTCTTTCTAAACTGCTCAATGCTTGCTTGCGAAGCGCCCTGCCTATATCTCTGTGCTCAGTGAAATAACCATCTGTTTGTCATCTTCCTATTTCAGCCATGTGGAAGGAACCCAGGTACCCAAGACAGGAGGTACAGTCCCTGGGGACACCGTACATACAAATATAGGCTAaatcacactcagacacatacactgtacatactgtatatcacacTCTGGCAAACATTGCCTGTACACACAATGCATAGCtcattgtctttctttctttccttctttttttaaattctttttgtctgtctctctatccctctgtctttctgcttGTCTTGCCCCTGCAGTGCCTCCTCAGACGGTGTGAGAGAGGATGTGAGCGTCAGCAGTGTAGGGAGATGCTCCAACAGCTGATCAAGGCAGACCTAAATGACACTGAGTGCATGGTAACCAGCATCTCCACAAAGTGCAGCCTTCTATTCCAGACTCATTTGTTTTCTCCAAAAAGAATCCATTTGTTTGTATAGGACGCCATGTAGGCCAATGCAGCACTGGTAGCTTGTATCTgtactgggttttttttttttttagttgggTCACTTTATGACTCAAAAGGGATTAATGATGACAACTGTATATCTCTCTTCAATATTCTTGGTCTCCAAATGACCCAGACGTTGTCCTGTTAATTAGTTTCAAATAGGAGGAGTAATAATAAATAGTGGCCTGTTTGGAGTTCCCATGGCAACAGTTGTGTTATATAATCAGACAAGCATAGCAGGttgggtggagggagagagaaaagaggaagttACATGGTGAGAGTACTTGAAGGGGATTTTGGTTGTCTCTCCTTCATCCTCCACTTTCCCACTGATGACTGCATGACCACACCCAGATCAAGTTGCTGTATAATAATAAAGATATTGCTAcagaataccccccccccccccccccccccccaaacctaCAGTATACCTTACACTTCCAGGGAAAAGGTTTGTTTTTCACTGAAGGGCAATTAAGTACTTGAGTGGTTTAACATTGGCACAGTGCTAATTTTCTTCATTTACATATAAAGGCTATACATGTTATCATTGTTTGCCAAAAGATTTTCCTCTGTGACATTTACTAAGATGAGGTTGATGCGCCTTTATTGTTTAAATATTTAATATGTACAATTCTGTTTGTGATGCACACCTGTGTTGTGGTGTAAATAGctaattattatttgttttgttatgtAATGACTGACAGAATAAACTATATACAGAATTATAAAAAGAGATTTTGCACTAAATGTAATGCTGCTCGCAGACTGTTTtcactgaaaaaaatgtgaatgaaaatgtgtactgtataaaTGTGTCTAAAATTAATGATGTCCATAATACAACCAGAACAGACTACTGTCATCCAGGATTTATTCTTTCATTAATCAAGCTCTGAGCACCTACACAGATTCTCTCCGAAGTCAGTGAACATAGAACAATAGAGAATTTATGaacatgaataaaaaaacaaatgttcttACAAAAGATGGTAAAATGAGACATTTAATGCCAGAATTACAGGATGAAATTTGATAAAATTTCATAACAGCAGGAcataattcattacattataaagCATGAGTTATAACTCTTAACACATTTTCCACACGTTCTGATTAGAACATTAAGTAAAACAAAACTTGCTTATTTTCAATTCGaaataagaacagatttttatCTAGAACCAAAGCCCATCGAAAAGTGCAAATTAAGTTTTTCCTGAACAACACCCGGAGTTCAGTCATTAACCTCTCACTGAGCTTTGGGATTTACCTGAGTATGaaacaaatacatttcaaaGAAACCAGAGCTGGCATGTCATTTATCTAATTTTGAAATGAGTGAACATTCCAATAAACAATGAAAGTACTCATTGCTTTGAACTTGAACCAGTCAGTCCCCTCTCTGTGTCAGAGACAGAACTGAAGGCTTGACTGTCCCTGAGCACGCATCATGGACACCTCCATGTTTCTCATACCCATGGGTGACTCATTGAAAAAATAACATGTGTGCTGAAGTCTACCTGAAATGACCTTTTAACGCAGCGATGAGTAAAACCTGAGTAAGTACGCTGTGAGTAATTACTGTGGAACTGTTGTCCTCAGTGAGAATATTTTAGACATTAACTGTTTATATCAGTTaattttattataggctactggaagatcATTTGATAGCATAATGTAGACATGTCACAAATAAATTACACACATAAATCAAGATAATAAATACCAACTGAAGATGTGCTAGCTTCCACACACTGATACAGTGTCCTTTGAGCTAACAGACATACAACTCCCCTCTCTGTGAACTAATGTAGTTTGTTATTGAGgaggggcggggggtggggCTGTTGGTGGTTGATGTTGGGGACATTCAGAAAAATGGTCTTCTCTGAAACATTCTTTGGCATTTTCATAGaaatcacaacacacatgaacacacatgaaGAGTGAGACACACAAGGCCTCAAATCTTCAAAAGCCCTAAAATGCTTTGATAGTTTTAAGACGTTAGTATGCTACAGTCTTTCTGGTAGGTTTTCCCATGTAACATCCTCAATGAAATAATTTCATATTTTCTTATAAAGATAAGGAGATTGAGAACATATCAAAATCCACAGGGCAACAAAGCTTTGGCTTTTGACTAGAACCCTGCACTATAGCTTCACAGATAAATAGAATGGAGTATGATACCTTGCTATGAGTACTCTTCTTGAACAAAACTGACTCTAGAATAAATTAGAGATGTAGAAtaagtgtgtgttgcatgtaaaACCCTCACACGAGGATACAGATAACAACCCCTTCCTTTCCATGGAGTCCCTGGGGTCAATTCAGGTGACATTGTCAGCATTCATTATTTAGAAAACATCCCAGAATTCTGAAAACTGAGATGGGAAATGGTTTGGAGTTATTTGCAGCAATGTCCCGTCAGTGGCCCCAGCGGACTGCATTTCAGGCCGAGGAAGTGTACGCTGGGACTGAAAAAGGAGTCCAGGTCAGTCTTGATCCTGTAAGGAAGTAATGCGGCGTCGAGAGGAAGTGCCCCTCCTCTTCAAAATAAGCTTGAGCTGTGCGTggaaaaagacagagggaggtgTATGTTACACCCAGGCAAAAAGACACCTTCGCAGTAGACTTTCTGAGTGCAATCaatgaatttcccctagggatcaataaagtatctatctatctatctatctatctatctatctatctatctatgagcGGTTTGTTGTATGCTTTTGTGACTTGTGTGCTATATGCTAGTGGGTGCTCAGCACATGACTGTCCCATTCTGTTATTCTATCTCGATTATGTAGCATCACTCTGAATAAAAGCTGAAGGGGtacaactcctctctctctcatgcacctCTGGATCTCAAACACGTGACGCTGGTTGTTTGAACTCACCTTCTCGCCTGCGTCTCCGCTCTGCAGCAGGTGCGCGGGCTGGTCGTTCTCCAGGTTGCGGGTGCTGGGGTCAGCTCCGTGCTGCAGCAGCAGTCGGATCAGCTCCTCCTGGTGGGGGCTGCCGTGCAGGCCAGCGGCCATGTGGAGAGCAGTGTGGCCGTGggcctgagagagggagggagggagggagagagagagagggagggagagagagagatagagggagagagcgagagagggatggagggagagagagagagggagggagagagcgagagatggagggagagagcgagagagagagcaagtcaTTGAGAGAAAGGAAGGCGAGAGCATGAGATGAGAGAATTAGTGAAGAAAATAGGAGGAGCATTTGACACTAAGTTGGGTACTAAAATTTGCATGAAATAGGGCCTAGTTAGCCAGTTTAAAACCAGGGGACTTCCCTTTGGTCCTCACCTTCATATTGATGATGGTCTGCATGTCCGCAGGGCAGATACTCAGCAGGTAGCGCACCAATTGCACATTTCCCTCTTTCACAGCGAGATGAAGAACCGTCTTGTTACTTTTGATTTCCTGCCAAAGTGAAACCAGAGGAGGGAATCAACGCTGGGAGAGTGAAACCACATATGGCACAATTTGATTAGGCCCGTGGGGAACTTCCTCTCCCTGATTCTGCAGAAACACTCACATGGGATAGTCCAATCGCTTTTCCTTAAATGTCTCTTCTGACTAATTCAGTGAAAACCACAGTATTTCATAAAGTAAACATTTGCCAAAAAGGACTGTGTTAAGATAATTATTACTCTAACAGACCATTCAGTATACTGCACATCcaatgtatactgtatacagtatactgtcATCCAATGAACATGGCAGAAAGATGGTGTGCAGATAACTTCAAACTGTCAGCTGAGGTGACAAGTGAAATGGCTTGAAAAAGGTGGCATTTCTGAGTGAGGAAAACACAGTTGAGTTTCCATTGCTTACTTGACTAAGTAAGGATGCGCCAGCATTCAGCAAGTGCTCCAGGCAGTAGAGTTTCTCGTTACCCTCGGCCAGCCAAGACGTGTGATCGGAGGTGGGGAATGCGGCCGCCATGGCCTTCATGGTGGCGCTGTGAGAGATGGCCGCACAGTGCAGCGGGGTCAACCCTTGGagtggacagagagaaaagagagacagatgagaGGGAGTCTgtaagacacagacagacagacaaacaggagGAGACTGACTGACTAGAAACACTATAATTAATAATACTAAAAAAGGATCAAGTACAAAGAAAATATGTATGACCCTTTAGATCTTAAACACCAAACCACAACTACCCCAACTATCACCACAGCTCCCTGAACACACCACccttttagagagagagaaagagaaagagagagagagagggagagagagagagagaaagagaaggaaaaagaagaagaagaaaggctGCATGAAGAGAGGAGAACAAAGTGTACCTTCAAAATTTCGAGCCTCCAAGTCCAGCTGCAGTCCCACCATGGAGAGGATTACCTATAAATGTTGAAAACAATTCTtataaaaaaactttttttttcaatccaAAGCACTACACTTGCAGAGGGTCACTGAATGGTTACCTGCATGACTCTTGGGTAGCCATAGGTAGCAGTGAGGTGCAGGGCTGTTTGACCtttgacatcacacacaccggCATCAGCGCCGAGAGTGATCAGATCGTGGACTATGTCGGGCTGGTTGGCGGTAACGGCGACCAGCAGTGCGGTCTGAGCATTGGGGCAAAATATATGGTTcagatatgtacacacacacacacacacacacacacacacacacacacacacacacacacacacacacacacacacacacacactttataacCATGGCTGTGTTCGAAGGCTTACCTTCCCCTTGTGTTCCTTTGAGTCCAGCTTCCCGAGCTCTTTCAGTTTCTCCGCAGCAGCATATGCATACTCCCGCTGGCCTTTCGCCGTGTAGATATGCAAAATCcttcagagagaaagaaaaactgcTTTTAGTTTGGGATTAATAGTCATCTGCTTCAATTAATTACTGGAAAACATGTGAATTGAAAATGTGTACTATATAAATGTGTCTAAAATCTTCATAATACAACCAGAACAGACTACTGTCATCCAGGATTTATTCTTTCATTAATCAAGCTCTgagcacctacagtacacagaTTCTCTCCAAAGTCAGTGAACATAGAACAATAGAGAATTTATGaacatgaataaaaaaacaaatgttcttACAAAAGATGGTAAAATGAGACATTTAATGCCAGAATTATAGGATCAAATTTCATAACAGCAGGTAATAATTAATTACATTATAAAGGATGAGTTATAACTGTAACACATTTTCCACACGTTCTTCTGATAAGAacattaaaggataattccggtatttagcactttgagtcccttttctggtttgttttggatgaactagagtggccaacaggcatactcaaacatgtcctaaaacaacccttaacgttcgttttcaaaactgtgcaactcaccgagtggttagtggtgttcattgattattaaaatcaaatatatcggcgcaatgtatgatttccagccgtcttatttgctattgtggaactattttttcagacacctcacaaccgtgtataaacttccactcaatatttgaacctgaagcatagacgttggcgcagtaatatcaacgtgcaatgagtcttgcaacagaaatcaataggattttacaaaatgccaaataaaacacgacagaaactgtatttcactACGctaaacgagtcagaaaagtcgagactcaaagtgctaaataccggaattttcctttaagtaaaacaaaacaaagcttattttctatttgaaataagaacagatttttatCTAGAACCAAAGCCCATCGAAAAGTGCAAATTAAGTTTTTAGAAAGAAAAACTGCATTTAGTTTGGG is a genomic window of Alosa sapidissima isolate fAloSap1 chromosome 10, fAloSap1.pri, whole genome shotgun sequence containing:
- the LOC121720703 gene encoding uncharacterized protein LOC121720703 isoform X4 → MALDAISVQMLHCTTDAHRLYSPPRPYRHHPILQLRPVRIVAHPRPRKPIPSLTVQPSHGCCSSHVEGTQVPKTGVPPQTV
- the LOC121720703 gene encoding uncharacterized protein LOC121720703 isoform X2, with translation MDAAAESNFPDQSAFHYAMWKEPRYPRQECLLRRCERGCERQQCREMLQQLIKADLNDTECMVTSISTKCSLLFQTHLFSPKRIHLFV
- the LOC121720703 gene encoding FXYD domain-containing ion transport regulator 6-like isoform X3, which gives rise to MDAAAESNFPDQSAFHYDYATLQTTGVILGVAMFLSGIIIALSKKTQMREILQPCGRNPGTQDRSASSDGVREDVSVSSVGRCSNS
- the LOC121720703 gene encoding sodium/potassium-transporting ATPase subunit gamma-like isoform X5; amino-acid sequence: MDAAAESNFPDQSAFHYDYATLQTTGVILGVAMFLSGIIIALSKKLKCAKSSNHVEGTQVPKTGVPPQTV
- the LOC121720703 gene encoding uncharacterized protein LOC121720703 isoform X1 — its product is MDAAAESNFPDQSAFHYDYATLQTTGVILGVAMFLSGIIIALTMWKEPRYPRQECLLRRCERGCERQQCREMLQQLIKADLNDTECMVTSISTKCSLLFQTHLFSPKRIHLFV
- the LOC121720694 gene encoding NF-kappa-B inhibitor delta produces the protein MLWPKSPKEKPCYPQPTVKKLLEQKRKRETSSVSPTCSLVPTSVASSAAISTLAPVEHSSAGTSSSFSNMGAVGCETWDPTLHSSSTPLHHGSTLPSMGLNYLSSLTTGSLYSHCHSQHPVASYTHQPLQDCTAPMLTQQFPECHVTMAPSSMVHAEPVSWMTGPRQQSASAGPVPSAVPGLDTFGRPMDGRTLEEARRFIQRMDYSATTWQDDDGDTILHIYTAKGQREYAYAAAEKLKELGKLDSKEHKGKTALLVAVTANQPDIVHDLITLGADAGVCDVKGQTALHLTATYGYPRVMQVILSMVGLQLDLEARNFEGLTPLHCAAISHSATMKAMAAAFPTSDHTSWLAEGNEKLYCLEHLLNAGASLLSQEIKSNKTVLHLAVKEGNVQLVRYLLSICPADMQTIINMKAHGHTALHMAAGLHGSPHQEELIRLLLQHGADPSTRNLENDQPAHLLQSGDAGEKLKLILKRRGTSSRRRITSLQDQD